A window of the Halichoerus grypus chromosome 2, mHalGry1.hap1.1, whole genome shotgun sequence genome harbors these coding sequences:
- the MAT2B gene encoding methionine adenosyltransferase 2 subunit beta isoform X1 — MVGRENELSIHFVPGSCRLVEEEVNVPSRRVLITGATGLLGRAVYKEFKQNNWHAFGCGFRRARPKFEQVNLLDSEAVHHIIHDFQPHVVVHCAAERRPDVVENQPDAASQLNVDASGNLAKEAALIGAFLIYISSDYVFDGTNPPYREEDVPSPLNLYGKTKLEGEKAVLENNLGAAVLRIPVLYGEVEKLEESAVTVMFDKVQFSNKSANMDHWQQRFPTHVKDVATVCRQLAEKRMLDPSIKGTFHWSGNEQMTKYEMACAIADAFNLPSSHLRPITDSPVLGAQRPRNAQLDCTKLETLGIGQRTPFRIGIKESLWPFLIDKRWRQTVFH, encoded by the exons ATGGTGGGGCGGGAGAATGAGCTCTCCATCCACTTTGTTCCCGGGAGCTGCCGGCTGGTGGAG GAGGAAGTTAACGTCCCCAGTAGGCGGGTTCTGATTACTGGTGCCACTGGGCTTCTTGGCAGAGCTGTGTATAAAGAATTTAAGCAGAATAATTGGCATGCCTTTGGCTGTGGTTTTAGAAGAGCAAGACCAAAATTTGAACAGGTTAATCTTTTGGATTCTGAAGCGGTTCATCACATCATTCATGATTTTCAG CCTCATGTCGTAGTACATTGTGCAGCAGAGAGAAGGCCAGATGTTGTTGAAAATCAGCCAGATGCTGCTTCTCAACTTAATGTGGATGCTTCTGGGAATTTAGCAAAGGAAGCAG CTTTAATTGGAGCATTTCTAATCTACATTAGCTCAGATTATGTATTTGATGGAACAAATCCACCTTATAGAGAGGAAGACGTACCAAGTCCCCTAAATCTGTATGGcaaaacaaaattagaaggaGAAAAGGCTGTCCTAGAGAACAATTTAG GAGCTGCTGTTTTGAGAATTCCTGTTCTGTATGGAGAAGTTGAAAAGCTTGAAGAAAGTGCTGTGACTGTGATGTTTGATAAAGTGCAGTTCAGTAACAAGTCAGCTAACATGGACCACTGGCAGCAGAGGTTCCCCACACATGTCAAAGATGTAGCCACTGTGTGTCGCCAGTTAGCAGAGAAGAGAATGCTG GATCCATCAATTAAGGGAACCTTTCACTGGTCTGGCAATGAACAGATGACTAAGTATGAAATGGCATGTGCAATTGCAGATGCCTTCAACCTTCCAAGCAGTCACTTAAGACCT ataactGACAGTCCTGTCTTAGGAGCACAACGTCCAAGAAATGCTCAGCTTGACTGCACCAAATTAGAGACCTTGGGCATTGGCCAGAGAACGCCATTTCGAATTGGAATCAAAGAATCACTCTGGCCTTTCCTCATTGACAAGAGATGGAGACAAACGGTCTTTCATTAG
- the MAT2B gene encoding methionine adenosyltransferase 2 subunit beta isoform X2, which yields MPEMPEDMEQEEVNVPSRRVLITGATGLLGRAVYKEFKQNNWHAFGCGFRRARPKFEQVNLLDSEAVHHIIHDFQPHVVVHCAAERRPDVVENQPDAASQLNVDASGNLAKEAALIGAFLIYISSDYVFDGTNPPYREEDVPSPLNLYGKTKLEGEKAVLENNLGAAVLRIPVLYGEVEKLEESAVTVMFDKVQFSNKSANMDHWQQRFPTHVKDVATVCRQLAEKRMLDPSIKGTFHWSGNEQMTKYEMACAIADAFNLPSSHLRPITDSPVLGAQRPRNAQLDCTKLETLGIGQRTPFRIGIKESLWPFLIDKRWRQTVFH from the exons ATGCCTGAAATGCCGGAGGACATGGAACAG GAGGAAGTTAACGTCCCCAGTAGGCGGGTTCTGATTACTGGTGCCACTGGGCTTCTTGGCAGAGCTGTGTATAAAGAATTTAAGCAGAATAATTGGCATGCCTTTGGCTGTGGTTTTAGAAGAGCAAGACCAAAATTTGAACAGGTTAATCTTTTGGATTCTGAAGCGGTTCATCACATCATTCATGATTTTCAG CCTCATGTCGTAGTACATTGTGCAGCAGAGAGAAGGCCAGATGTTGTTGAAAATCAGCCAGATGCTGCTTCTCAACTTAATGTGGATGCTTCTGGGAATTTAGCAAAGGAAGCAG CTTTAATTGGAGCATTTCTAATCTACATTAGCTCAGATTATGTATTTGATGGAACAAATCCACCTTATAGAGAGGAAGACGTACCAAGTCCCCTAAATCTGTATGGcaaaacaaaattagaaggaGAAAAGGCTGTCCTAGAGAACAATTTAG GAGCTGCTGTTTTGAGAATTCCTGTTCTGTATGGAGAAGTTGAAAAGCTTGAAGAAAGTGCTGTGACTGTGATGTTTGATAAAGTGCAGTTCAGTAACAAGTCAGCTAACATGGACCACTGGCAGCAGAGGTTCCCCACACATGTCAAAGATGTAGCCACTGTGTGTCGCCAGTTAGCAGAGAAGAGAATGCTG GATCCATCAATTAAGGGAACCTTTCACTGGTCTGGCAATGAACAGATGACTAAGTATGAAATGGCATGTGCAATTGCAGATGCCTTCAACCTTCCAAGCAGTCACTTAAGACCT ataactGACAGTCCTGTCTTAGGAGCACAACGTCCAAGAAATGCTCAGCTTGACTGCACCAAATTAGAGACCTTGGGCATTGGCCAGAGAACGCCATTTCGAATTGGAATCAAAGAATCACTCTGGCCTTTCCTCATTGACAAGAGATGGAGACAAACGGTCTTTCATTAG